The Cervus elaphus chromosome 32, mCerEla1.1, whole genome shotgun sequence genome window below encodes:
- the SRPRB gene encoding LOW QUALITY PROTEIN: signal recognition particle receptor subunit beta (The sequence of the model RefSeq protein was modified relative to this genomic sequence to represent the inferred CDS: inserted 1 base in 1 codon; substituted 1 base at 1 genomic stop codon) — MASTDSRRMGNGGGVGGAFQPYLDSLRQELQXRNPTLLSVVVALLAVLLTLVFWKFIRSRRSSQRAVLLVGLCDSGXTLLFVRLLTGLYRDTQTSITDSSAAYKVNNNRGTNLTLIDLPGHESLRLQFLERFKASARAIVFVVDSAAFQREVKDVAEFLYQVLLDSIGLKNTPSFLIACNKQDITMAKSAKLIQQQLEKEINTLRVTRSAAPSTLDSSSTAPTQLGKKGKEFEFSQLPLKVEFLKCSAKGGRGDAGSADIQDLEKWLAKIA, encoded by the exons ATGGCTTCCACGGACTCCCGGCGGATGGGGAATGGGGGTGGTGTTGGGGGCGCCTTCCAGCCATACCTGGACTCTTTGCGGCAGGAGTTGCAGTAGAGGAACCCGACGCTGCTGTCAGTCGTGGTGGCGCTCCTTGCGGTGCTGCTGACGCTAGTGTTTTGGAAGTTCATCCGGAGCAGAAGGAGCAGTCAGAGAGCTGTTCTTCTTGTGGGCCTTTGTGATTCCG AAACATTGCTTTTTGTCAGATTGTTAACAGGCCTTTACAGAGACACTCAGACTTCCATCACTGACAGCTCTGCTGCCTACAAAGTCAATAACAACAGGGGCACTAACCTGACCTTGATTGACCTCCCTGGACACGAGAGCTTGAGACTTCAGTTCTTAGAGCGATTTAAGGCTTCAGCCAGGGCCATTGTGTTTGTTGTGGATAGTGCAGCCTTCCAGCGAGAGGTAAAAGACGTGGCTGAGTTTCTGTATCAAGTCCTCCTCGACAGTATAGGTCTGAAGAACACACCATCATTCTTAATCGCTTGTAATAAGCAAGACATTACAATGGCAAAATCAGCAAAGTTAATTCAGCAGCAGcttgaaaaagaaatcaatactTTACGGGTTACCCGTTCTGCTGCCCCGAGCACACTGGACAGTTCCAGCACTGCCCCTACTCAGCTGGGGAAGAAAGGCAAAGAATTTGAATTCTCACAGTTGCCGCTCAAAGTAGAGTTCCTGAAGTGCAGTGCCAAGGGTGGAAGAGGGGATGCTGGCTCTGCTGACATCCAGGACTTGGAGAAGTGGCTGGCTAAAATCGCCTGA